Proteins from a genomic interval of Brachybacterium vulturis:
- a CDS encoding AAA family ATPase: MTDTTPGTVPPPEPTAAAVPAGPEVDGDTRAQLQQLSAEIHKGVVGQDAAVTSLVVALLCRGHVLLEGVPGVAKTLLVRSLAAALDVRMRRVQFTPDMMPGDITGSLIYDNTTSDLVFREGPVFTNLLLADEINRTPPKTQSALLEAMEERQVTVDGASRPLPDPFLVIATQNPIEFDGTYTLPEAQLDRFLLKAVMPLPQREVEVDVLRRHAGGFDTTDLAAMGLRAVVDIPSLHRAQQDVAQVVAEDPVVQYIVDVCRATRRSPSLALGVSPRGAIALLRTSRAWAYLTGRDFITPDDVKTMAPSTLSHRVRLTTEAELEGTQVEAVLAATLASVPVPR, encoded by the coding sequence ATGACCGACACCACCCCGGGCACCGTCCCGCCCCCCGAACCGACCGCTGCCGCGGTCCCGGCCGGACCCGAGGTCGATGGGGACACCCGCGCCCAGCTGCAGCAGCTGTCGGCGGAGATCCACAAGGGCGTCGTCGGCCAGGACGCGGCGGTGACCAGCCTCGTCGTGGCGCTGCTGTGCCGCGGCCACGTGCTCCTCGAGGGCGTGCCGGGCGTGGCCAAGACGCTGCTGGTGCGTTCCCTGGCCGCCGCCCTGGACGTGCGCATGCGACGCGTCCAGTTCACGCCCGACATGATGCCCGGCGACATCACCGGCTCCCTGATCTACGACAACACCACCAGCGACCTCGTCTTCCGCGAGGGTCCGGTGTTCACCAACCTGCTGCTGGCCGACGAGATCAACCGCACGCCCCCGAAGACCCAGTCGGCGCTGCTGGAGGCGATGGAGGAGCGGCAGGTGACCGTCGACGGTGCGAGCCGGCCGCTGCCCGACCCGTTCCTGGTGATCGCCACCCAGAACCCGATCGAGTTCGACGGCACCTACACGCTGCCCGAGGCGCAGCTGGACCGGTTCCTGCTCAAGGCCGTGATGCCGCTGCCGCAGCGCGAGGTGGAGGTCGACGTGCTGCGCCGCCACGCCGGCGGCTTCGACACCACCGACCTGGCCGCGATGGGGCTGCGCGCGGTGGTGGACATCCCCTCCCTGCACCGCGCCCAGCAGGACGTCGCCCAGGTGGTGGCCGAGGACCCGGTGGTGCAGTACATCGTCGACGTCTGCCGGGCGACCCGTCGCTCCCCGAGCCTCGCCCTGGGGGTCTCACCGCGCGGCGCGATCGCGCTGCTGCGCACCTCCCGGGCCTGGGCCTATCTCACCGGACGTGACTTCATCACCCCCGACGACGTCAAGACCATGGCCCCCTCCACGCTCTCCCACCGGGTGCGTCTGACCACGGAGGCGGAGCTCGAGGGCACCCAGGTCGAGGCCGTGCTCGCTGCGACCCTCGCCTCCGTGCCGGTCCCCCGCTGA
- a CDS encoding DUF4350 domain-containing protein has product MSIADAPAARSTARPVPGPRASSPADSGPERRHPLLITLIVVAMIAALLASVARGFYRDGPLEPDAPTGQGSRAVVQVLGDLGVEVDVDRHTADAADALREGRTVLVTAPGELNADQLTALAEARDAHGARLVLVRPDFVALSYLTSGISPSGALRDGGRLEAGPECGDLAHQARLVDLPTAEDGLFGAASLYRTSDGARSCFEADNGALVAEHDGVLVLGSADLLTNDGIGRADNSALVLNLLAADGELSWYVPSANDPMGTTSLTPLGYLPDWAGPLLLWVVLVAVIALVAVGRRFGPVVLEPLPVTVRPQELVLGRAQLLQRADARDDAARALRTAASTRLADRLGLRHESSLEGLLAALRPHADRSEEQLRALLGPTPVTSDQDLVRLAHELDRLEKEIDR; this is encoded by the coding sequence ATGAGCATCGCCGACGCCCCGGCGGCGAGGTCGACGGCCCGGCCGGTTCCGGGCCCGCGCGCCTCGTCCCCGGCCGACTCCGGCCCGGAGCGTCGCCATCCCCTGCTGATCACGCTCATCGTGGTCGCGATGATCGCGGCGCTCCTGGCCTCCGTCGCGCGGGGCTTCTACCGCGATGGTCCCCTCGAGCCGGACGCTCCGACCGGCCAGGGCTCCAGAGCGGTGGTGCAGGTGCTGGGCGACCTCGGGGTCGAGGTCGATGTGGACCGTCACACCGCCGATGCCGCCGACGCCCTGCGGGAGGGGCGCACCGTGCTGGTCACCGCACCCGGCGAGCTCAATGCCGACCAGCTCACCGCGCTGGCCGAGGCCCGGGACGCGCACGGGGCGCGCCTGGTGCTCGTCCGGCCCGACTTCGTGGCCCTGTCCTATCTCACCTCGGGGATCAGCCCGTCCGGGGCGCTGCGTGACGGCGGTCGGCTCGAGGCGGGACCCGAGTGCGGGGACCTCGCCCACCAGGCGCGCCTGGTCGACCTGCCGACCGCGGAGGACGGGCTCTTCGGGGCGGCCTCCCTGTACCGGACCTCGGACGGGGCCCGAAGCTGCTTCGAGGCCGACAACGGCGCTCTGGTGGCCGAGCACGACGGGGTGCTCGTCCTGGGCAGCGCGGATCTGCTGACGAACGACGGGATCGGTCGCGCCGACAACTCCGCACTGGTGCTGAACCTGCTGGCCGCCGACGGTGAGCTCAGCTGGTACGTCCCCTCCGCGAACGACCCCATGGGCACCACCTCCCTCACCCCGCTGGGATATCTGCCGGACTGGGCGGGCCCGCTGCTGCTGTGGGTGGTGCTGGTGGCCGTCATCGCCCTGGTGGCCGTCGGCCGCCGGTTCGGTCCGGTGGTCCTCGAGCCCCTGCCGGTGACCGTGCGCCCGCAGGAGCTGGTGCTGGGCCGCGCCCAGCTGCTCCAGCGCGCCGATGCCCGGGACGATGCGGCCCGCGCGCTGCGCACCGCCGCCTCCACCCGACTGGCCGACCGCCTCGGGCTCCGCCATGAATCCTCGCTCGAGGGTCTGCTCGCGGCGCTCCGGCCGCATGCGGACCGCTCCGAGGAGCAGCTGCGCGCCCTGCTCGGCCCCACCCCCGTCACCAGCGACCAGGACCTCGTCCGCCTCGCGCACGAGCTCGACCGTCTCGAGAAGGAGATCGACCGATGA
- a CDS encoding DUF4129 domain-containing protein, translated as MIPAAPPPQDPDEARARILEELAKSEYDDSPGFIQWLLGTLERWLMEVLDGIDGSSTAQAGIAVLLALVLAAAVFLVLRRTGLIRRSHALSVAAQLDADSVLGAAQLRRAAREANEAGRTDDGTVLALRALVRDLEERTLLEVTAGMTAHEAAQRAAPSFPELRGRLQRGADAFDTAAYSHRPATAKQADDLLRLAEYIAESAPDLSGTEQAGTEQAEAHAAGTGAGA; from the coding sequence ATGATCCCCGCCGCGCCACCGCCCCAGGACCCGGACGAGGCCCGTGCCCGCATCCTCGAGGAGCTCGCGAAGTCCGAGTACGACGACTCCCCCGGGTTCATCCAGTGGCTGCTCGGCACGCTCGAGCGGTGGCTGATGGAGGTGCTGGACGGCATCGACGGCTCCTCCACGGCCCAGGCCGGCATCGCCGTGCTGCTGGCGCTCGTCCTGGCCGCGGCGGTCTTCCTGGTGCTGCGGCGCACCGGACTGATCCGCCGCAGCCACGCCCTCTCGGTCGCCGCCCAGCTCGACGCCGACTCCGTGCTCGGCGCCGCCCAGCTGCGTCGGGCGGCGCGAGAGGCGAACGAGGCGGGCCGCACCGATGACGGCACCGTCCTGGCCCTGCGTGCCCTGGTGCGCGATCTCGAGGAGCGCACCCTGCTGGAGGTGACCGCCGGGATGACCGCGCACGAGGCCGCCCAGCGGGCCGCGCCGTCCTTCCCCGAGCTGCGCGGCCGCCTGCAGCGCGGGGCCGACGCCTTCGACACCGCCGCCTACTCGCACCGCCCGGCCACCGCCAAGCAGGCGGACGATCTGCTGCGCCTGGCCGAGTACATCGCGGAATCCGCACCTGACCTGTCCGGCACCGAGCAGGCGGGCACCGAGCAGGCGGAGGCGCACGCCGCCGGGACCGGTGCGGGCGCATGA
- a CDS encoding glycerophosphodiester phosphodiesterase — protein MSMSWTAPGSTAGAEPSTAPDTERSGPPPYGAPDGGRPPGGPRRELAQSMPLFPLRPLGLGEVLGAAVRIYRLRARSVLGVAAAVYGVAFVVLTFVTGASMVPMIGDMQSMMTDPAATETGGALTTVRDAVLMILSSAVTMIITMVASSLVTVALTQVAMGEAVGRPVSTAQMWATMRRRGLPAVAVGLLIGVLSLVVFLALSGLGMLPVILLQEASWLTVLPLVIGVVLGALAVLWIWARTVLAVPSLVLEDVGVLGALRRSLVLTRGRRLWRVFGTALLLYLLYMLAVQVIGGVFGTVAVIVYMAILLASSLEAIVLGMIVLTIISMAGSYAATFLLAPFLSAGFVAIYADARMRHEAWDVELLRRAREAWDADGPR, from the coding sequence ATGAGCATGTCGTGGACCGCCCCGGGCTCGACGGCCGGCGCGGAGCCGTCGACGGCCCCCGACACCGAGCGCTCCGGTCCGCCGCCGTACGGCGCCCCCGACGGCGGGCGGCCCCCGGGAGGCCCGCGTCGCGAGCTGGCACAGTCCATGCCGCTGTTCCCGCTGCGTCCGCTGGGACTGGGCGAGGTGCTCGGTGCGGCGGTGCGGATCTACCGCCTGCGGGCACGATCCGTGCTGGGCGTCGCCGCCGCCGTCTACGGCGTCGCCTTCGTCGTCCTGACCTTCGTGACCGGCGCCAGCATGGTCCCCATGATCGGGGACATGCAGTCGATGATGACGGACCCGGCGGCCACGGAGACCGGCGGCGCCCTCACCACGGTGCGCGATGCGGTGCTGATGATCCTGTCCAGCGCGGTCACCATGATCATCACGATGGTGGCCTCATCGCTGGTGACGGTCGCCCTGACCCAGGTCGCGATGGGTGAGGCCGTCGGTCGTCCCGTCTCCACCGCACAGATGTGGGCGACCATGCGCCGCCGCGGCCTGCCCGCCGTCGCCGTGGGGCTGCTGATCGGTGTGCTGAGCCTGGTGGTCTTCCTGGCGCTGAGCGGACTGGGGATGCTGCCGGTGATCCTGCTCCAGGAGGCCTCCTGGTTGACCGTCCTGCCGCTGGTGATCGGCGTCGTGCTCGGTGCGCTGGCCGTCCTCTGGATCTGGGCTCGCACCGTGCTCGCGGTCCCGTCGCTGGTCCTGGAGGACGTCGGAGTCCTCGGCGCGCTCCGTCGCAGCCTGGTCCTGACCCGCGGCCGCCGGCTGTGGAGGGTGTTCGGCACCGCCCTGCTGCTGTACCTGCTCTACATGCTCGCGGTGCAGGTCATCGGCGGTGTGTTCGGCACCGTCGCCGTCATCGTCTACATGGCGATCCTGCTCGCCTCCTCCCTCGAGGCGATCGTGCTGGGCATGATCGTGCTGACGATCATCTCGATGGCGGGCAGCTACGCGGCGACGTTCCTGCTGGCGCCCTTCCTCTCCGCCGGCTTCGTGGCGATCTACGCCGATGCCCGGATGCGCCATGAGGCCTGGGACGTCGAGCTGCTCCGCCGCGCGCGGGAGGCCTGGGACGCGGACGGCCCGCGATGA
- the mtrA gene encoding MtrAB system response regulator MtrA, whose amino-acid sequence MTSMTTPSRILVVDDDQAIAEMVGIVLRGKGYEVATSPDGASALETFPRLRPDLVLLDLMLPGMDGIEVCRRLRRESGVPILMLTARTDTADVVEGLEAGADDYLTKPFEPEELVARIMARVRRVEEPTTETLAIGDLTIDVDGHEVRRGEDPISLTPLEFDLLTQLARKPWQVFTRDVLLRDVWGYRHSADTRLVNVHVQRLRSKIEHDPEHPEIVVTVRGVGYRAGGGS is encoded by the coding sequence ATGACCTCCATGACGACGCCTTCACGGATACTCGTGGTCGATGACGACCAGGCGATCGCCGAGATGGTCGGCATCGTTCTGCGCGGCAAGGGCTACGAGGTCGCGACCTCCCCGGACGGGGCCTCGGCGCTGGAGACCTTCCCGCGCCTGCGGCCCGATCTGGTCCTGCTGGATCTCATGCTGCCCGGAATGGACGGCATCGAGGTGTGCCGTCGGCTGCGCCGCGAGTCCGGCGTGCCGATCCTCATGCTCACGGCCCGCACCGACACCGCGGATGTGGTCGAGGGGCTCGAGGCGGGAGCCGACGACTATCTCACCAAGCCCTTCGAACCGGAGGAGCTGGTGGCGCGGATCATGGCCCGGGTGCGGCGGGTCGAGGAGCCCACCACGGAGACCCTGGCCATCGGGGACCTCACCATCGATGTCGACGGCCACGAGGTGCGGCGGGGCGAGGACCCGATCTCCCTGACCCCGCTCGAGTTCGATCTGCTCACCCAGCTGGCCCGCAAGCCGTGGCAGGTGTTCACCCGCGACGTGCTGCTGCGCGACGTGTGGGGATACCGCCACAGCGCCGACACCCGTCTGGTCAACGTCCACGTCCAGCGGCTGCGCTCGAAGATCGAGCACGACCCCGAGCACCCTGAGATCGTCGTGACCGTGCGCGGCGTCGGCTACCGCGCCGGGGGCGGATCCTGA
- the mtrB gene encoding MtrAB system histidine kinase MtrB, whose protein sequence is MSTLRDGGAPAPESARAVLGADPRSWPLALRVVLVTTLLSIVALLTVGAYLSSVIADGLYEQRRDRVLEETLEVRSDLTETLAQISGATSTQQQDAVNAFVQTAGGQGGGERREVVLIPVETAGTVFPVASSDGSLFNELDDELTAAVADHPEAMSWRSIGREDSAGDTHPALLVGTRVIVPGAGSYDLYLVYSLEEEEETLAFVQRVILGGGAVLLALIVGIAIVVARMVTTPLKKAAHAAERMAAGDLTSRVEVAGADELARVGESFNDMARSLEQKVDDLTELSHLQQRFVSDVSHELRTPLTTIRMAASVLDARSGDLPGELRRTAELLSAQVRRFEVLLVDLLEISRFDAGAAELEAHREDIDALVERALEDVRPLAGDRGCLLDVHLAGDDVSAMVDARRIDRILRNLLTNAIEHGAGRPVLVQTAADAESVAVVVQDHGHGISPEDAQHVFDRFWRADPSRARTIGGTGLGLSISAEDARLHDGWLQAWGQEGEGAVFRLTIPRRPGTVLTRSPLLLERSFDRDEAGAAVSSTPTGEIRIGPEVLPDLEETAEEPVTDIDGPGGER, encoded by the coding sequence GTGAGCACCCTGCGCGACGGCGGCGCGCCCGCTCCGGAGAGCGCGCGCGCGGTGCTCGGCGCCGATCCGCGCAGCTGGCCGCTCGCTCTGCGCGTGGTGCTGGTGACGACGCTGCTGTCGATCGTCGCTCTGCTCACCGTCGGCGCATATCTCTCCTCGGTGATCGCCGACGGACTGTACGAGCAGCGCCGCGATCGCGTGCTCGAGGAGACCCTCGAGGTCAGGAGCGACCTCACCGAGACCCTCGCGCAGATATCCGGTGCCACCAGCACCCAGCAGCAGGACGCGGTCAACGCCTTCGTCCAGACCGCGGGCGGGCAGGGCGGCGGGGAGCGACGCGAGGTGGTGCTGATCCCGGTGGAGACGGCGGGGACCGTCTTCCCGGTGGCGTCCTCGGACGGCAGCCTCTTCAACGAGCTCGACGACGAGCTCACGGCCGCCGTGGCCGATCACCCCGAGGCGATGTCCTGGCGCTCGATCGGCCGCGAGGACTCAGCAGGCGACACCCATCCGGCGCTGCTGGTCGGCACCCGGGTGATCGTGCCCGGTGCGGGCTCCTACGACCTCTATCTCGTCTACTCCCTGGAGGAGGAGGAGGAGACCCTCGCCTTCGTGCAGCGGGTCATCCTCGGTGGCGGGGCGGTCCTGCTCGCGCTGATCGTCGGCATCGCGATCGTCGTCGCCCGGATGGTCACCACGCCGCTGAAGAAGGCGGCGCACGCCGCCGAGCGGATGGCTGCGGGGGACCTCACCAGCCGGGTCGAGGTCGCAGGAGCCGATGAGCTGGCGCGAGTGGGGGAGTCGTTCAACGATATGGCCCGCAGCCTCGAGCAGAAGGTCGACGACCTCACCGAGCTCTCCCACCTCCAGCAGCGGTTCGTCTCCGACGTCTCGCACGAGCTGCGCACTCCGCTGACCACCATCCGCATGGCCGCCTCCGTGCTGGACGCGCGCAGCGGAGACCTGCCCGGCGAGCTGCGGCGCACGGCGGAGCTGCTCTCGGCGCAGGTCCGGCGCTTCGAAGTGCTGCTGGTGGACCTGCTGGAGATCTCCCGGTTCGATGCCGGCGCCGCCGAGCTCGAAGCGCACCGGGAGGACATCGACGCGCTCGTGGAGCGTGCGCTCGAGGACGTCCGCCCGCTGGCGGGCGACCGAGGCTGCCTGCTGGATGTGCACCTGGCCGGGGACGACGTCTCCGCGATGGTGGATGCGCGCCGCATCGACCGGATCCTGCGCAATCTGCTCACCAATGCGATCGAGCACGGCGCCGGCCGACCGGTGCTCGTCCAGACCGCCGCCGACGCCGAGTCCGTGGCGGTGGTCGTCCAGGACCACGGTCACGGCATCTCCCCGGAGGACGCGCAGCACGTCTTCGACCGCTTCTGGCGTGCAGACCCCTCGCGGGCCCGGACCATCGGGGGCACGGGCCTGGGACTGTCGATCTCCGCCGAGGACGCCCGGCTCCACGACGGCTGGCTGCAGGCCTGGGGACAGGAGGGCGAGGGGGCGGTGTTCCGCCTGACCATCCCCCGCCGGCCCGGGACCGTCCTGACCCGCTCCCCGCTGCTGTTGGAACGCTCGTTCGATCGGGACGAGGCCGGAGCCGCCGTCTCCTCGACCCCCACCGGCGAGATCAGGATCGGCCCCGAGGTGCTCCCTGACCTCGAGGAGACTGCGGAGGAGCCGGTCACCGACATCGACGGCCCGGGAGGAGAACGATGA
- a CDS encoding LpqB family beta-propeller domain-containing protein: MRPARRDVLRAAGAAAVLGLGTACARIPTASPISRRTLTGQTQPGAPYVRALPPPPDATAQEVVAGFVQAGVGSEENFAVAREYLTPEASAAWDPEALITIYSGSQELKVTESGEGRLAVVLKAVALLDEHGVRSVLSGPTSREIEVEVAQVDGQWRLSEVPDGIFLSEAAFETLYGPAQLYFLDARERHLVPDHRWFPLRRGASAVMEALSVGPSDFLDAAVTNRVPRTLGGSDVVTATGVDGTAQITVPSAIANLAAGPRSLALAQLEASLQSLRSLTGVRLVLDGQDVTLDEQNQLERTLPGHRPIAAGPTGVISLADNGAGTPAPQLVPAFAEIAVAFPVIAQDGVLSAALDPEGSTVLIATADDSLPLRVAATGGSFVPPRVDDAGYVWTSTRSSPGVLLALSGRGPDLDAKVDAPWLTGREIRALDIAADATRMVVLSTDTAGARVDLCAVVRDSDGAPATLTDPRPLRTFLADITQVVWYDEVALLMLGTEPTSEQRRAQIIDFSSGRESLPALAPGTDRIAGSVVAEAVWASTVDDELLRSDGEGWTMVDQKGHDPSFY, translated from the coding sequence ATGAGACCTGCACGACGCGACGTGCTGAGGGCTGCGGGTGCCGCGGCCGTGCTCGGTCTGGGGACGGCCTGTGCACGCATCCCCACCGCGTCGCCCATCTCCCGCAGGACGCTCACCGGGCAGACCCAGCCCGGGGCGCCCTACGTGCGAGCGCTGCCGCCGCCCCCCGACGCCACCGCCCAGGAGGTCGTCGCCGGGTTCGTGCAGGCAGGCGTCGGCTCCGAGGAGAACTTCGCCGTGGCCCGCGAATACCTCACCCCGGAGGCGTCCGCGGCCTGGGACCCCGAGGCGCTCATCACGATCTATTCCGGCAGTCAGGAGCTGAAGGTCACCGAGAGCGGTGAGGGCCGGCTCGCGGTCGTGCTGAAGGCCGTCGCGCTCCTGGACGAGCACGGGGTGCGCAGCGTGCTCTCCGGGCCCACCTCGCGCGAGATCGAGGTCGAGGTCGCACAGGTCGACGGCCAGTGGCGGCTGAGCGAGGTGCCCGATGGCATCTTCCTGTCCGAGGCGGCCTTCGAGACGCTGTACGGCCCGGCCCAGCTCTACTTCCTCGACGCGCGCGAGCGGCATCTGGTGCCCGACCACCGCTGGTTCCCGCTCCGGCGCGGCGCCTCCGCCGTGATGGAGGCGCTGAGCGTCGGCCCCTCGGACTTCCTCGATGCAGCGGTCACGAACCGGGTGCCGCGGACCCTCGGCGGCTCCGACGTGGTCACCGCGACAGGGGTGGACGGCACCGCGCAGATCACCGTGCCCAGCGCGATCGCGAACCTGGCGGCCGGCCCGAGGTCACTCGCCCTGGCCCAGCTGGAGGCCTCGCTGCAGTCCCTGCGCTCCCTGACCGGGGTGCGTCTGGTGCTGGACGGACAGGACGTGACCCTCGACGAGCAGAACCAGCTCGAGCGCACCCTGCCGGGGCACCGGCCGATCGCCGCGGGACCCACCGGTGTCATCTCGCTGGCCGACAACGGCGCGGGGACGCCCGCCCCTCAGCTGGTTCCGGCCTTCGCCGAGATCGCGGTCGCCTTCCCGGTGATCGCCCAGGACGGCGTGCTCTCCGCCGCCCTGGACCCGGAGGGATCGACCGTCCTGATCGCCACCGCGGATGACTCGCTACCGCTGCGCGTGGCTGCGACCGGCGGCTCCTTCGTGCCGCCGCGGGTGGATGATGCGGGATACGTGTGGACCTCGACCCGCTCCAGCCCCGGGGTGCTGCTGGCCCTGTCGGGCCGCGGGCCCGACCTCGACGCGAAGGTCGACGCCCCCTGGCTGACCGGTCGCGAGATCCGGGCGCTGGACATCGCGGCCGATGCCACCCGGATGGTGGTCCTGTCCACCGACACCGCCGGCGCCCGCGTCGACCTGTGCGCCGTGGTGCGGGACTCCGACGGGGCCCCTGCCACGCTCACCGACCCGCGGCCCCTGCGCACGTTCCTCGCCGACATCACCCAGGTCGTCTGGTACGACGAGGTGGCACTGCTGATGCTCGGCACGGAGCCCACCTCCGAGCAGCGACGGGCGCAGATCATCGACTTCTCCAGCGGCCGGGAGTCGCTGCCCGCCCTCGCCCCCGGCACCGACCGCATCGCCGGGTCCGTGGTCGCCGAGGCGGTGTGGGCCAGCACCGTCGATGACGAGCTCCTGCGCAGCGACGGGGAAGGGTGGACCATGGTCGATCAGAAGGGTCACGACCCCTCGTTCTACTGA
- a CDS encoding ComF family protein, translated as MAAHGGPRPRLREVIAQTCALVAPRQCPCGQEGTWLCAQCATLLEAAPLRVESSCDALQVLAAARVREEHHDGLVLPAGVDHSPLLPVLALGEYGGNLQRLVLAWKNGGMLHLGARIAPALAPAVAQLAAAADVAAPGLVPVPSRRSARLRRGEDHTAELVRALERTDTGHALLLRTRPTTAQDGQGARQRRARRIHLSGRRARAAGRRSEPVIIVDDVVTTGATLRGMHEALTTAGLQVLGAVVVAAARIPPPPTGPDTTA; from the coding sequence ATGGCAGCGCACGGAGGACCGAGGCCGCGGCTGCGCGAGGTGATCGCCCAGACCTGCGCGCTGGTCGCTCCGCGGCAGTGCCCCTGCGGCCAGGAGGGGACCTGGCTGTGCGCGCAGTGCGCGACCCTGCTGGAGGCGGCGCCCCTCCGGGTCGAGAGCAGCTGCGACGCCCTGCAGGTGCTCGCCGCCGCCCGGGTCCGCGAGGAGCACCACGACGGGCTCGTCCTGCCCGCCGGGGTGGACCACAGCCCGCTGCTGCCGGTGCTCGCCCTCGGGGAGTACGGCGGGAATCTGCAGCGCCTGGTGCTGGCCTGGAAGAACGGCGGGATGCTGCATCTCGGGGCGCGGATCGCCCCGGCGCTGGCCCCCGCCGTCGCCCAGCTCGCCGCGGCCGCCGACGTCGCCGCTCCCGGACTGGTCCCGGTGCCCTCCCGGCGCAGCGCCCGGCTGCGGCGCGGCGAGGACCACACCGCGGAGCTGGTGCGTGCGCTCGAACGCACCGACACCGGGCATGCCCTGCTGCTGCGCACCCGGCCCACGACAGCTCAGGACGGACAGGGGGCCCGCCAGCGGCGGGCCCGCCGCATCCACCTGTCGGGCCGGCGGGCGCGGGCCGCCGGTCGGCGGTCGGAACCGGTGATCATCGTCGACGACGTCGTCACCACCGGCGCCACCCTGCGCGGGATGCACGAGGCCCTCACCACCGCAGGCCTGCAGGTGCTCGGCGCGGTGGTGGTCGCGGCGGCACGTATCCCGCCCCCGCCCACCGGACCCGACACCACCGCCTGA
- the hpf gene encoding ribosome hibernation-promoting factor, HPF/YfiA family has protein sequence MEINVVGRHMDVPDRFRRHLIDKLDKVTQFAPAALRVDVEISQEKNPRQTELSDRVELTVHENGSVIRSEARADDLYGALDIAYGKLLERLRRARDRRKDRRRGRDRAHQGAGASLRTMPADQEVPAALQETSPEPADEPEEAPGGNEIDLADAGSPVVIRKKKHPAKPMSIEDALNRMELVGHDFFLFVDAESGHPKVVYRRKGWNYGVIELESELTA, from the coding sequence ATGGAGATCAATGTCGTCGGACGTCACATGGACGTCCCGGATCGATTCCGTCGTCATCTCATCGACAAGCTCGACAAGGTCACCCAGTTCGCCCCCGCGGCTCTCCGCGTGGACGTCGAGATCTCACAGGAGAAGAACCCCAGGCAGACTGAGCTCAGCGACCGGGTCGAGCTCACCGTGCACGAGAACGGCTCCGTGATCCGTTCCGAGGCGCGTGCGGACGATCTCTACGGGGCGCTGGACATCGCCTACGGCAAACTCCTCGAACGTCTCCGGCGCGCCCGTGACCGCCGCAAGGATCGACGTCGGGGCCGCGACCGTGCGCACCAGGGTGCGGGAGCGAGCCTGCGCACGATGCCCGCGGATCAGGAAGTTCCCGCCGCGCTCCAGGAGACGTCTCCGGAGCCCGCGGACGAGCCGGAAGAGGCCCCCGGCGGCAACGAGATCGATCTGGCGGACGCCGGCAGTCCTGTCGTGATCCGGAAGAAGAAGCACCCTGCCAAGCCGATGAGCATCGAGGACGCGCTGAACCGGATGGAGCTCGTGGGGCACGACTTCTTCCTCTTCGTCGACGCCGAATCCGGCCACCCGAAAGTGGTCTATCGCCGCAAGGGATGGAACTACGGAGTCATCGAGCTCGAGTCCGAGCTGACCGCCTGA